The Mercurialis annua linkage group LG8, ddMerAnnu1.2, whole genome shotgun sequence genome window below encodes:
- the LOC126660626 gene encoding ferredoxin--nitrite reductase, chloroplastic: MSSFSSVRLLSPPLSSHSRPSRTSLRTYSAAPAGSAAVVQPVEVEVGAERLEPRVEERDGYYILKEKFRQGINPQEKIKIESEPMKLFMENGIEDLAKLSMEEIDKSKASKDDVDVRLKWLGLFHRRKHQYGRFMMRLKLPNGVTTSEQTRYLASVIKKYGEEGCADITTRQNWQIRGVVLSDVPDILKGLAEVGLTSLQSGMDNVRNPVGNPLAGIDPEEIVDTRPYTNLLSQFLTGNSLGNPAVSNLPRKWNVCVVGSHDLYEHPHINDLAYMPATKDGRFGFNLLVGGFFSAKRCAEAIPLDAWVSAEDVVPLCKAVLEAFRDLGFRGNRQKCRMMWLIDELGIEGFRSEVEKRMPQQKLERESSEDLVNKQWERRDYFGVHPQSQEGFSYIGIDIPVGRLQADEMDELARLADTYGSGELRLTVEENVIIPNIENSKIEALLQEPLLKNRFSPEPPILMKGLVSCTGKQFCGQAIIETKARALKVTEEVQRLVSVTKPVRMHWTGCPNTCGQVQVADIGFMGCMTRDENGKTCDGVDVYLGGRIGSDSHLGDIYKKGVPCKDLVPVVVDILVDKFGGVLIEREELED; the protein is encoded by the exons ATGTCTTCATTTTCTTCTGTTAGACTTCTTTCACCACCATTGTCATCTCACTCTAGACCCTCAAGAACTTCTTTGAGAACCTACTCTGCTGCTCCAGCTGGTTCTGCTGCTGTGGTGCAGCCTGTGGAAGTTGAGGTTGGTGCTGAGAGATTGGAGCCTAGAGTTGAGGAAAGAGATGGATATTATATTTTGAAGGAGAAGTTTAGACAAGGTATTAATCCTCAAGAAAAGATTAAGATTGAGAGTGAGCCTATGAAGCTTTTTATGGAGAATGGTATTGAAGATCTTGCTAAATTGTCTATGGAGGAGATTGATAAGAGTAAAGCTTCTAAGGATGATGTTGATGTTAGACTCAAGTGGCTTGGTCTCTTTCATAGAAGAAAGCATCAgt ATGGTCGATTTATGATGAGACTAAAGTTACCAAATGGAGTAACAACCAGTGAGCAGACTCGATATTTGGCGAGTGTGATCAAGAAATACGGAGAGGAAGGGTGTGCAGATATTACCACCAGGCAAAACTGGCAAATCCGTGGTGTGGTGCTGTCTGATGTGCCGGATATACTTAAGGGTCTTGCTGAAGTTGGTTTGACAAGCTTGCAGAGTGGCATGGACAATGTGAGAAATCCAGTTGGAAATCCTCTTGCAGGTATCGATCCAGAGGAGATTGTCGACACACGACCTTACACCAACTTATTATCCCAATTTCTCACCGGAAACTCGCTAGGCAATCCTGCTGTGTCTAATCT GCCAAGGAAATGGAATGTATGTGTAGTAGGCTCTCACGATCTTTACGAGCATCCTCATATCAATGATCTTGCTTACATGCCTGCCACTAAGGATGGACGTTTTGGATTCAATTTGCTTGTTGGTGGGTTCTTTAGTGCCAAGCGATGTGCTGAGGCTATCCCTCTTGATGCCTGGGTCTCGGCAGAAGATGTTGTCCCATTGTGCAAAGCCGTACTAGAGGCGTTCCGAGATCTTGGTTTCAGGGGAAACAGGCAGAAGTGTCGGATGATGTGGTTGATTGATGAACTT GGCATTGAAGGATTCAGGTCAGAGGTAGAGAAAAGAATGCCACAGCAAAAACTAGAAAGAGAATCTTCTGAAGATTTGGTGAATAAACAATGGGAAAGAAGAGACTACTTTGGTGTCCATCCACAAAGCCAAGAAGGGTTCAGCTATATAGGCATCGACATTCCTGTCGGACGTCTCCAAGCAGATGAAATGGATGAACTAGCTCGTTTAGCCGACACATATGGCTCTGGAGAGCTCAGGCTCACAGTGGAAGAAAACGTAATTATTCCCAACATCGAGAACTCAAAGATCGAAGCGTTACTTCAAGAGCCTCTGTTAAAAAACAGGTTCTCCCCAGAGCCACCGATTCTCATGAAAGGGTTAGTGTCGTGCACCGGGAAACAATTCTGCGGGCAGGCTATAATCGAGACAAAAGCTAGAGCACTGAAGGTGACCGAGGAGGTGCAACGGCTAGTTTCAGTGACTAAACCCGTGAGAATGCACTGGACGGGGTGTCCTAATACATGCGGGCAGGTGCAAGTAGCCGATATCGGGTTCATGGGATGTATGACTAGGGATGAAAATGGGAAGACTTGTGATGGAGTTGATGTGTACTTAGGAGGCAGAATTGGAAGTGACTCTCATTTGGGAGATATTTATAAGAAAGGTGTGCCTTGCAAGGACTTGGTGCCTGTAGTTGTGGACATTTTGGTTGATAAATTTGGAGGTGTTCTAATTGAGAGGGAAGAGTTGGAGGATTAG
- the LOC126659707 gene encoding UDP-glucose flavonoid 3-O-glucosyltransferase 7-like: MLSNMGSEVQEDIHVMFLPYLAPGHMMPMVDIARLFASNGFKVTIITTKLNAIRFQNSVNHDVLSGRNIALEILHFPCAEAGLPEDCENLLSATTTEMSIKFHHGIQLLVPEIITIFWKNSPDCIVSDYLFPWTVDVALELGIPRLAFSGSGFFNLCVANSIECNRPQDSVTSETESFLVPGLPDPVTLTRSQLPDIVKGRNDFSDLFDKLKDAERRSYGVLMNSFYELEPAYANHFTKVTGIKAWQLGPVNLFANDHNFERGDKEQSCLDWLDSKKPKSVIYVCFGSLNRFNKDQISEIAAALEDSGHFFVWVVGKVLNSEEWWLPEGYEEAINDSGKGFVVKGWAPQVLILEHPAVGGFLTHCGWNSILEGLCAGVSMVTWPIFAEQFYNEKLVTQVVKFGAAVGNENWKVWATQDSPVVNRKNIERGVRKVMGYGDEAMEMRERARKLSECAKKAVQEGGSSYNEFKLLIDDIRMYKHAKTVSKID, encoded by the coding sequence ATGCTCTCTAACATGGGTTCAGAAGTCCAAGAAGACATTCATGTTATGTTCCTGCCCTACCTGGCCCCAGGCCACATGATGCCAATGGTCGACATAGCTCGATTATTTGCTTCAAATGGCTTCAAAGTCACCATTATCACCACCAAATTGAACGCCATTCGCTTCCAGAATTCCGTAAATCACGACGTTCTATCCGGCAGAAACATTGCACTTGAAATTCTGCATTTCCCTTGTGCAGAAGCTGGCCTGCCCGAAGATTGTGAGAATTTATTGTCCGCAACAACGACGGAGATGTCAATAAAATTCCATCATGGAATTCAGCTGCTCGTACCGGAAATTATAACTATCTTTTGGAAGAACTCCCCCGACTGCATTGTCTCGGATTATCTTTTTCCTTGGACTGTTGATGTTGCTCTTGAGCTTGGAATTCCAAGGCTTGCATTTAGCGGCAGCGGGTTTTTTAATCTCTGCGTCGCGAATAGTATTGAGTGTAATAGGCCTCAGGATTCTGTTACCTCCGAGACAGAAAGTTTTCTTGTTCCGGGCTTGCCGGACCCTGTAACCCTCACGAGATCACAATTGCCTGATATAGTTAAAGGCAGAAATGATTTTTCTGATTTGTTTGATAAACTAAAAGATGCTGAGAGAAGAAGTTACGGAGTTTTGATGAATAGTTTTTACGAGTTAGAGCCGGCTTATGCTAAtcattttacaaaagttacgggaATTAAAGCTTGGCAGTTAGGCCCTGTAAATCTTTTTGCTAATGATCATAATTTCGAAAGAGGGGATAAAGAACAGAGCTGCCTTGATTGGCTCGATTCCAAGAAACCAAAATCCGTGATTTACGTATGTTTTGGAAGCCTAAATCGGTTCAACAAGGACCAAATATCAGAAATCGCGGCTGCATTGGAAGATTCGGGTCATTTTTTCGTCTGGGTGGTGGGAAAAGTACTAAACTCGGAAGAATGGTGGCTTCCTGAAGGATATGAGGAAGCTATAAATGATTCCGGTAAAGGATTCGTCGTAAAAGGATGGGCCCCGCAGGTGTTGATACTTGAACATCCCGCGGTCGGAGGATTTCTGACTCATTGTGGTTGGAATTCGATTCTTGAAGGGCTATGCGCGGGTGTGTCTATGGTCACATGGCCGATTTTCGCAGAACAGTTTTACAATGAGAAGCTGGTTACACAAGTAGTTAAATTCGGAGCAGCTGTGGGTAATGAGAATTGGAAGGTATGGGCAACGCAAGACTCACCCGTGGTCAATAGAAAGAATATTGAGCGAGGTGTTCGAAAGGTAATGGGCTACGGAGATGAAGCGATGGAGATGAGAGAACGAGCTAGAAAATTATCGGAATGTGCGAAAAAGGCAGTGCAAGAAGGAGGGTCATCGTATAATGAGTTCAAATTGTTAATTGATGATATCAGAATGTACAAGCATGCAAAAACTGTTAGCAAAATTGACTAA
- the LOC126660894 gene encoding glycoprotein 3-alpha-L-fucosyltransferase A: MGILPNFRGASKTQDGALPLSDGSSSSVLNNNYKKKWSNILLVFIIIVVGAEICFLGRLDMANNAALVDWADRLFYNNNKNLGFDGDDWKDVAGNLELDSCEKWLEMEDSVVYSRDFDKDPVLVVGAEKEVRTNCAVGCHFGSEPNKKPDAGFGAANQGETASVLRSMESAQYYPENSIAQARRRGYSIVMTTSLSSDVPVGYFSWAEYDIMAPVQPKTEKALAAAFISNCGARNFRLQALETLEKANVPIDSYGACHRNRDGRVGKVEALKRYKFSLAFENSNEEDYVTEKFFQSLVAGTIPVVVGVPNIQDFAPGPGSVLHIKELKDAETVAKSMKYLAENPDAYNQSLRWKYEGPSDSFKALLDMAAVHSSCRLCIHLATIIREKEEHSPGLKKRPCKCTKGSETVHHLYVRERGRLQMESIFLRSRNLTVNALETEVLKKFKSMKHIPIWKEERPESIRGGDHEYKVYRIYPVGMTQRQALYTFRFDNDADFQNHLQMNPCGKFEVIFV; the protein is encoded by the exons ATGGGTATTTTACCAAATTTCAGAGGAGCTTCAAAAACCCAAGATGGTGCATTACCTCTATCAGATGGGTCATCATCATcagttttaaataacaattataagaAGAAATGGTCAAACATTTTGTTGGTTTTCATAATTATTGTGGTTGGTGCTGAGATTTGCTTCTTGGGTCGTCTGGATATGGCTAATAATGCAGCTTTAGTTGATTGGGCTGATCGCTTGttttataataacaataaaaatttgGGGTTTGATGGTGATGATTGGAAGGACGTGGCAGGAAATTTGGAACTGGATAGCTGTGAAAAGTGGCTAGAAATGGAGGATTCAGTGGTTTACTCTAGAGATTTTGATAAAGATCCAGTCTTGGTTGTTGGTGCTGAGAag GAGGTACGAACGAATTGTGCAGTGGGATGCCATTTTGGCTCTGAACCAAATAAAAAACCTGATGCTGGATTTGGTGCAGCAAACCAAGGTGAAACAGCTAGTGTGCTCCGTTCAATGGAATCAGCTCAATACTATCCTGAAAACAGTATAGCTCAGGCGCGACG GAGGGGTTATAGTATTGTAATGACAACTAGCCTCTCATCAGATGTTCCAGTTGGATACTTTTCATGGGCCGAGTATGATATCATGGCACCAGTACAGCCAAAGACTGAGAAAGCACTTGCAGCTGCTTTCATTTCTAACTGTGGTGCTCGCAACTTTCGTTTGCAAGCTCTGGAGACACTTGAAAAGGCAAATGTCCCAATAGATTCATATGGCGCTTGCCATCGGAATCGCGATGGAAGAG tTGGAAAAGTAGAGGCTCTGAAACGGTACAAATTTAGCTTGGCTTTTGAAAACTCAAACGAGGAGGATTACGTAACTGAAAAGTTCTTCCAATCTCTTGTTGCTG GAACCATTCCTGTGGTTGTTGGTGTTCCAAATATTCAAGATTTTGCTCCCGGACCTGGTTCAGTTTTACACATTAAGGAGCTAAAAGATGCTGAGACGGTTGCAAAATCTATGAAATACCTTGCAGAAAATCCTGATGCTTACAATCAATCATTAAG GTGGAAATATGAAGGTCCATCTGATTCTTTCAAGGCCCTACTTGATATGGCTGCTGTACATTCATCTTGTCGTCTTTGTATTCATTTGGCAACTATAATTCGGGAGAAGGAGGAACATAGCCCGGGGCTCAAGAAACGCCCATGCAAATGTACCAAAGGATCAGAGACCGTACATCATTTATATGTAAGAGAAAGAGGAAGGCTCCAGATGGAGTCCATTTTTTTGAG GTCCAGAAATTTGACTGTAAATGCTCTGGAGACTGAAGTGCTCAAGAAGTTCAAGTCGATGAAACATATACCGATATGGAAGGAAGAAAGACCTGAAAGCATACGAGGAGGTGACCATGAATATAAAGTTTACAGAATATACCCTGTAGGGATGACACAGAGGCAAGCTTTATATACATTCAGATTTGACAATGATGCCGATTTTCAGAATCACTTGCAAATGAACCCGTGTGGAAAATTCGAAGTGATATTTGTCTAG
- the LOC126659847 gene encoding cold-regulated protein 27-like — protein MEKQNLRRNITFLLPDQQQTASGVCVTQLTRTYSDSSAITVNDKSGPSTVWTDEKHSLYLASLEASFINKLYHSIELRGTSQEILWEPYSSPALLTSSCNASNKLMVLREQNINYKRNKHVLESTADSHFVQEPWISHFSSTGKRQNMACDVRQHGGDYNEKVRAGVVCCGSARSSEQHPARRLCYRNSVGLALENSDQNFVDEDKGEKSRCMTTAKRLKIVAA, from the exons ATGGAGAAACAGAATCTCAGGCGGAATATTACGTTCTTGTTACCTGATCAGCAGCAAACGGCGAGTGGTGTTTGCGTTACTCAGTTGACTCGTACCTACTCAGATTCTTCTGCCATTACCGTAAATGATAAATCA GGTCCTTCAACCGTGTGGACAGATGAGAAGCACAGTTTATATCTTGCTTCATTAGAAGCatcttttattaataaattgtaCCATTCCATCGAGTTGCGTGGGACTTCGCAAGAGATTCTATGGGAACCATACTCATCACCGGCATTGCTAACCAGCAGTTGCAATGCTTCGAACAAG CTAATGGTTCTACGAGAGCAGAATATCAACTATAAAAGAAATAAGCATGTGTTGGAAAGCACAGCTGATTCTCATTTTGTGCAAGAACCATGGATAAGCCATTTTTCATCTACAGGCAAGCGGCAAAATATGGCATGTGATGTTCGACAACATGGTGGCGACTACAATGAAAAGGTTCGTGCAGGAGTGGTCTGCTGTGGATCAGCAAGAAGCTCAGAGCAGCACCCTGCACGCAGGCTATGTTATCGTAATTCAGTTGGCCTTGCCTTAG AGAATTCAGATCAAAACTTTGTAGATGAAGACAAAGGAGAGAAATCAAGGTGCATGACCACAGCAAAAAGGTTGAAGATAGTTGCGGCTTGA
- the LOC126660909 gene encoding uncharacterized protein LOC126660909: MVLDKQQSLPAPRQLRPLHKQMSWSPDSEREELWLRKKMNYSNKRKQKSVTDDDLDELKACFELGFGFDNCDSDQKLIDTLPALEFYCTVNKQYSNSLSRSSSSSSILSDTSSTSSSSSIVDPGDDPETVKMRLKQWATVVACSVRQNSGKFN, translated from the exons ATGGTGTTAGACAAACAGCAGTCGCTGCCGGCGCCGCGGCAGCTCCGCCCGCTCCACAAGCAGATGTCGTGGTCTCCAGATTCCGAGAGAGAGGAGCTTTGGCTTAGAAAAAAGATGAATTACAGCAACAAACGTAAACAGAAGAGTGTTACAGACGATGATCTTGACGAGCTGAAAGCTTGCTTTGAATTAGGGTTTGGATTCGATAACTGTGATTCCGATCAGAAATTGATCGATACTCTGCCGGCGTTAGAGTTTTATTGCACTGTTAATAAGCAGTACAGTAACAGTTTGTCTAGGTCTTCGTCTTCGTCTTCAATATTGTCTGATACTAGCTCTACAAGCAGTTCTTCTTCAATAGTTGATCCAG gtGATGATCCGGAAACGGTGAAGATGAGATTGAAGCAGTGGGCTACGGTGGTTGCGTGTTCGGTGCGCCAAAATTCTGGAAagttcaattaa
- the LOC126660529 gene encoding PKS-NRPS hybrid synthetase cheA-like → MTDKTSKSSEYEYQVPETNFPASPEVQFEVFSDDSVDYSGQFNPGIKFKSDVEAIQWAKRVAIHIGFELVISSHKNGGTRKLLKCSRGERYRGLINSKLFKRKNTKTKACKCPFAIMVQLKGVEWKVVAKSGSTSMHNHDLIVYPEGHRQMSGLSPASKQIVRDMSTAQAKPCAIWASLQEKNPSNNPTRRQIYNYRDNLRRSGFEGRDVVGQFYHMAVEGRYVHWTLADSETSALTHIFLAHPNSVRLLRDYRWIIGMDSTYKTNKYKMPFFEIIGMTPCNKNFIIAYAIIKDETHESYRWVLERLRLLIDDDVHPTAIVTDRESGLVRPVGEVFPRTSHLLCTWHINKDVEDKVFRLCGLDRGYAEAFKNGRWKNIIEAPTETEYKAAVILMRNQTRAFPAVAQYVEKTWLAHKEKFCCAWTNNVMHFGNTTTCRVESAHAQLKQWLNSSTGSLDTVWTKVDMVIQSQLSEIRFTLEQSRRNVGSRRQGFPFNYLSCKVSHYCLDLIDKELERMIDLSTDVHDQCGCVLRSTHQIPCACELRGVIDSGIPISVDSIHPFWMQLVISDGVDTSKQARCVVESEDLQYFRGIVGEVMTQDRSVIRDISLMIYDRLHPEESSYGEPEVKTDVKGPKQSICYGTSTCL, encoded by the exons ATGACAGATAAGACTTCAAAATCATCGGAATATGAATATCAAGTACCGGAAACAAATTTCCCGGCTTCTCCTGAg GTTCAATTTGAAGTTTTTAGTGATGATAGTGTCGATTACAGTGGACAGTTTAATCCcggaattaaatttaaaagcgACGTTGAGGCAATTCAGTGGGCGAAACGAGTTGCCATTCATATTGGGTTCGAGCTGGTTATTTCTTCACACAAAAATGGGGGAACACGAAAGCTTTTGAAATGTTCTCGGGGTGAGCGGTATAGAGGGCtcataaattcaaaattatttaaacgAAAGAATACGAAGACGAAGGCGTGTAAATGCCCTTTCGCGATTATGGTGCAGTTGAAGGGAGTTGAATGGAAAGTCGTTGCAAAATCTGGGAGTACGAGTATGCATAACCATGACTTGATTGTCTATCCCGAGGGACATCGTCAAATGAGTGGACTGAGTCCCGCGTCCAAACAGATTGTGCGAGATATGAGCACGGCACAGGCTAAGCCGTGTGCTATTTGGGCGTCCCTGCAGGAGAAAAATCCATCTAACAATCCAACCAGAAGACAAATTTACAACTATAGAGATAATTTGAGGAGGTCGGGTTTTGAGGGCAGGGACGTGGTAGGCCAGTTTTATCATATGGCTGTGGAGGGCCGTTATGTGCATTGGACGCTTGCCGATTCGGAAACTAGTGCGTTGACTCACATTTTTCTGGCGCATCCAAATTCAGTGAGGTTACTCCGAGACTACCGCTGGATCATCGGTATGGATTCCACCTACAAGACTAACAAATACAAAATGCCTTTCTTTGAGATTATCGGGATGACTCCGTGCAACAAGAACTTTATTATTGCGTATGCAATTATAAAAGATGAGACTCATGAGAGTTATAGATGGGTATTAGAGAGACTGAGGCTCTTGATTGATGATGATGTCCACCCGACAGCTATTGTTACTGATCGAGAGTCAGGGCTAGTTAGACCAGTGGGAGAGGTATTCCCACGTACTTCTCATCTACTTTGCACGTGGCACATCAACAAGGATGTGGAAGACAAAGTTTTCAGATTATGTGGGTTAGATAGAGGCTATGCAGAGGCATTCAAGAACGGAAGGTGGAAAAACATTATTGAAGCTCCCACCGAGACAGAGTATAAGGCGGCTGTGATTCTCATGAGAAATCAAACTAGAGCATTTCCGGCTGTGGCACAATATGTTGAGAAGACATGGTTGGCACACAAAGAAAAGTTCTGCTGCGCGTGGACGAATAATGTGATGCATTTTGGAAACACCACTACATGTAGAGTGGAGAGTGCACATGCTCAGCTGAAGCAGTGGCTTAACTCTAGTACCGGTTCACTGGATACAGTGTGGACGAAGGTGGATATGGTTATACAGTCACAGCTCAGCGAGATTCG GTTCACACTCGAGCAGTCAAGGCGGAATGTAGGCTCCCGACGTCAGGGTTTTCCATTCAACTACCTGTCGTGCAAAGTCTCACATTATTGTCTGGATTTAATTGATAAGGAATTGGAGCGTATGATAGATTTGAGTACCGATGTTCATGATCAATGTGGCTGTGTGCTGAGGTCGACACATCAGATTCCATGTGCCTGTGAGCTGAGAGGAGTGATTGATTCAG GTATCCCGATCAGTGTGGACAGTATCCATCCCTTTTGGATGCAACTTGTTATTAGTGATGGGGTGGACACATCCAAACAGGCTAGGTGTGTTGTTGAGTCAGAGGATCTCCAGTATTTTCGAGGGATCGTTGGGGAGGTGATGACTCAGGATCGCTCTGTGATTCGCGATATATCCCTTATGATCTACGATCGACTCCATCCAGAGGAATCAAGTTACGGTGAACCCGAGGTGAAAACCGATGTCAAAGGACCGAAGCAGAGTATCTGTTATGGCACTTCAACATGCCTCTAA